In the Hordeum vulgare subsp. vulgare chromosome 7H, MorexV3_pseudomolecules_assembly, whole genome shotgun sequence genome, one interval contains:
- the LOC123408076 gene encoding uncharacterized protein LOC123408076 codes for MDQFHDWHHVRLRSRALGTYLHAADDGESVLLRRSRATLNAAWAVHIRPDGRRGVHLLLHSAAYGRYLANTAAPAPPGHRGFRAGQRDYNHPNPVVESIMWKAVVAGSQGDVLLRNGGNLYLRANGRYRRWNTGVSVDTDHVSTMARWVVERIPRREGGAPAIPPPIPIRAPGRLAGLILGRQERERGRGAWRTIRFYTENGFSQGLYPENGWSTFAFFGRSVFHLSEELDIHVGVRNGRPAPRLRHAVPSFREEDLPDGFVVCVRAGRQGRLTPLVIDLPHGGDGETLEIIVVLSGTQIYNELRHPDVDAA; via the exons ATGGACCAGTTCCACGACTGGCACCACGTGCGGCTGCGCAGCCGCGCGCTGGGCACGTACCTCCACGCCGCCGACGACGGGGAGAGCGTCCTCCTCCGCCGGAGCCGCGCCACGCTGAACGCGGCGTGGGCGGTGCACATCCGCCCAGACGGACGCCGCGGCGTGCACCTGCTGCTCCACAGCGCCGCCTACGGCCGCTACCTCGCCAACACGGCCGCGCCGGCGCCGCCCGGCCACCGCGGCTTCCGTGCCGGGCAACGCGACTACAACCATCCGAATCCGGTGGTGGAgtccatcatgtggaaggccgtcGTGGCGGGTTCCCAGGGCGACGTCCTTCTCCGCAACGGCGGCAATCTCTACCTCCGCGCCAACGGCAGGTACCGCCGCTGGAACACCGGCGTCAGCGTCGACACCGACCACGTCAGCACCATGGCGCGCTGGGTCGTCGAGCGCATCCCCCGTAGAGAGGGGGGCGCGCCTGCCATTCCACCCCCGATTCCG ATCCGCGCCCCGGGACGCCTCGCCGGGCTCATCTTGGGGCGCCAAGAGCGCGAGCGCGGTCGCGGAGCGTGGCGGACGATCCGGTTCTACACCGAGAACGGCTTTTCCCAGGGGCTGTACCCGGAGAACGGCTGGTCCACGTTCGCCTTCTTCGGGAGGTCCGTCTTCCACCTGAGCGAGGAACTGGACATACACGTCGGCGTCCGCAACGGGAGACCTGCCCCACGGCTCCGTCATGCGGTGCCTTCTTTCCGAGAGGAGGACCTGCCCGACGGCTTCGTCGTGTGCGTCCGCGCCGGCCGCCAAGGGAGGCTCACCCCACTCGTCATCGACCTGCcccacggcggcgacggcgagaccctcgagattATCGTCGTGCTCTCCGGGACTCAAA TCTATAATGAACTGCGACACCCGGATGTCGACGCAGCGTAG